A segment of the Lelliottia amnigena genome:
TAAGTCGCCGATCATCTTCCGTGCGACCCCGCAGTGGTTCATCAGCATGGATCAGAAAGGCCTGCGCGCGCAGTCTCTGAAAGAGATCAAAGGCGTGCAGTGGATCCCGGACTGGGGCCAGGCGCGTATCGAATCCATGGTCGCCAACCGTCCTGACTGGTGTATCTCCCGTCAGCGTACCTGGGGCGTGCCTATGTCTCTGTTTGTGCATAAAGAGACGCAGGAGCTGCATCCGAATACCCTCCAACTGATGGAAGATGTAGCCAAACGCGTTGAAGCCGACGGCATCCAGGCATGGTGGGATCTGGATTCAAAAGAGATCCTGGGCGCTGACGCCGACAATTACGAGAAAGTGCCTGACACCCTCGACGTCTGGTTCGACTCTGGCTCAACCCACTCTTCCGTAGTTGACGTGCGTCCTGAGTTCTCGGGTCACGCTGCCGATATGTATCTGGAAGGTTCTGACCAACACCGCGGCTGGTTCATGTCATCTCTGATGATCTCTACCGCGATGAAAGGCAAAGCGCCTTACCGTCAGGTGCTGACTCACGGTTTCACCGTGGATGGTCAGGGCCGTAAAATGTCCAAATCCATCGGTAACACCGTTTCTCCGCAGGACGTGATGAACAAACTCGGCGCGGACATTCTGCGTCTGTGGGTGGCATCAACGGACTACACCGGTGAGATGGCGGTATCGGATGAGATCCTGAAACGCGCTGCCGACAGCTATCGTCGTATCCGTAACACCGCGCGCTTCCTGCTCGCCAACCTGAACGGGTTCAACCCGGTTACCGACATGGTGAAACCGGAAGAGATGGTCGTTCTGGATCGTTGGGCGGTAGGCTGTGCGCAAGCGGCGCAGGAAGATATTCTGAAAGCCTACGAGTCTTACGACTTCCACGAAGTGGTGCAGCGCCTGATGCGTTTCTGCTCCATCGAGATGGGCTCGTTCTACCTCGACATCATCAAAGACCGTCAGTACACCGCGAAAGCCGACAGCGTGGCGCGTCGCAGCTGCCAGACCGCGCTGTTCCACATCGCAGAAGCGCTGGTTCGTTGGATGGCACCAATCATGTCCTTCACCGCAGATGAAATCTGGGCCTACCTGCCAGGCGATCGCGAGAAATACGTGTTCACCGGCGAATGGTACGAAGGTCTGTTTGGTCTTGCTGAAACCGAAGCGATGAACGATACCTTCTGGGACGAGCTGCTGAAAGTGCGTGGCGAAGTGAACAAAGTTATCGAACAGGCGCGCGCCGACAAGAAAGTCGGTGGTTCTCTGGAAGCGGCAGTGACGTTGTACGCAGAACCAGAACTCGCCGCGAAGCTGACCGCGCTGGGTGATGAATTACGATTTGTCCTGTTGACCTCGGGTGCTCAGGTTGCCGATTATGCACAAGCTACCGCTGATGCTCAGCAGAGCGAACTGCTCAAAGGGCTGAAAGTGGCATTGGCAAAAGCCGAAGGTGATAAATGTCCGCGTTGCTGGCATTACACCACCGATGTCGGCCAGGTGGCGGAACACGCAGAAATCTGTGGACGCTGTGTTACTAACATCGCCGGTGATGGCGAAAAACGTAAGTTTGCCTGATGA
Coding sequences within it:
- the ileS gene encoding isoleucyl-tRNA synthetase translates to MSDYKSTLNLPETGFPMRGDLAKREPGMLARWTEDDLYGIIRAAKKGKKSFILHDGPPYANGSIHIGHSVNKILKDIIVKSKGLTGFDSPYVPGWDCHGLPIELKVEQEYGKPGEKFTAAEFRAKCREYAAAQVDGQRKDFIRLGVLGDWSRPYLTMDFKTEANIIRALGKIIGNGHLHKGAKPVHWCVDCRSALAEAEVEYYDKTSPSIDVAFHAVDPDAVKAKFGVSSVNGPISLVIWTTTPWTLPANRAISLSADFDYALVQIEGQAVILAKDLVESVLKRTHIKDYTVLGTVNGAELELLRFKHPFLDFDVPAILGDHVTLEAGTGAVHTAGGHGPDDYNISLKYGLEIANPVGPDGAYLPGTYPALDGINVFKANDIIVDMLRTSGALLHVEKMQHSYPCCWRHKSPIIFRATPQWFISMDQKGLRAQSLKEIKGVQWIPDWGQARIESMVANRPDWCISRQRTWGVPMSLFVHKETQELHPNTLQLMEDVAKRVEADGIQAWWDLDSKEILGADADNYEKVPDTLDVWFDSGSTHSSVVDVRPEFSGHAADMYLEGSDQHRGWFMSSLMISTAMKGKAPYRQVLTHGFTVDGQGRKMSKSIGNTVSPQDVMNKLGADILRLWVASTDYTGEMAVSDEILKRAADSYRRIRNTARFLLANLNGFNPVTDMVKPEEMVVLDRWAVGCAQAAQEDILKAYESYDFHEVVQRLMRFCSIEMGSFYLDIIKDRQYTAKADSVARRSCQTALFHIAEALVRWMAPIMSFTADEIWAYLPGDREKYVFTGEWYEGLFGLAETEAMNDTFWDELLKVRGEVNKVIEQARADKKVGGSLEAAVTLYAEPELAAKLTALGDELRFVLLTSGAQVADYAQATADAQQSELLKGLKVALAKAEGDKCPRCWHYTTDVGQVAEHAEICGRCVTNIAGDGEKRKFA